In Phlebotomus papatasi isolate M1 chromosome 1, Ppap_2.1, whole genome shotgun sequence, the following proteins share a genomic window:
- the LOC129804188 gene encoding uncharacterized protein LOC129804188 isoform X2, which yields MQASRSCAQQIWPRRLISTRLLPRKGSVLDENWGIASSRMYSNLQAKVISTKQLTLNDCMGRNPCYKSASKKTMASAPAPQIKQRKENDTMVNFEDTVPKDISLKIKKLFPLGYIATGKENLEDLQPIPKTVESVESNKEEEVQDGIPKPLKVKKLFPMGYIATGKENLEDFQSDLKTVESFEKEIQGGHSESHKVKSVSAIDKKCQDLQLISRKVQLSKKDKVQVDIPKPLKVKKLFPMGYIATGKENLEDLQPKSKTVEVHVEEETQEGVPKPLKVKKLFPMGYIATGKENLEDFQSTSKTLEFHKEEDTEDLEKLSKGKKSVPIDSVVSDKPLNLSDKATEPVAFFGLFSKKSPPPSSSKGGCNGFNINPSMFKIDSDDPDPCGNWDGKMPPIIVEDPSKNLDNSDAYASPALNVVPYQISKSSPFQNFSETDPKSPCYRHNINPSMFSFEKLDPDPCIAMADREDLKSAYVKDRSVKYPTRLGDAEHESVTMFVSKSKDPCKDVASSVAKPGPNILNVNPCGKTVTVPSSTTSNVSQFNKEKSGIVDDPNRNPFITLLLRFGACEDPDEGCHGSKSIDSSGKPKPPVSTAGVNVDTLKNIVGKTVEKIREKGTNQTKKGKFCLRIGTRR from the exons ATGCAGGCGTCTCGCAGTTGTGCGCAACAAATATGGCCTCGTCGTTTGATTTCAACTA GATTGCTTCCGAGAAAAGGGTCAGTTCTCGATGAAAATTGGGGGATTGCATCATCGAGGATGTACTCGAATTTGCAGGCCAAAGTAATTAGCACCAAGCAACTCACATTGAATGACTGCATGGGCAGGAATCCCTGCTACAAATCTGCTTCCAAAAAGACGATGGCATCTGCTCCAG CTCCCCAAATTAAACAACGTAAAGAAAATGATACGATGGTAAATTTTGAAGACACAGTCCCTAAAGACATATCCCTCAAGATTAAGAAACTCTTTCCTCTCGGCTATATTGCAACGGGTAAGGAAAATCTTGAAGACCTTCAACCAATCCCTAAGACGGTAGAGTCAGTAGAAtcaaataaagaagaagaagtcCAAGACGGCATTCCCAAGCCTCTTAAAGTGAAGAAACTCTTCCCAATGGGCTACATTGCAACGGGTAAAGAAAATCTAGAAGACTTTCAATCAGACTTGAAAACAGTagaatcttttgagaaagaaatccAAGGGGGTCATTCTGAGTCTCACAAAGTTAAAAGTGTTTCTGCAATTGATAAAAAATGTCAAGATCTTCAACTTATCTCTAGGAAGGTTCAATTAAGTAAAAAAGACAAAGTTCAAGTTGATATTCCTAAACCTCTCAAAGTCAAGAAACTCTTCCCTATGGGTTATATTGCAACGGGTAAGGAGAATCTTGAAGATCTCCAACCAAAGTCAAAAACAGTGGAGGTTCATGTAGAAGAAGAAACCCAAGAAGGAGTACCCAAACCTCTCAAAGTTAAGAAACTCTTCCCCATGGGCTATATAGCAACGGGTAAAGAAAATCTTGAAGACTTTCAATCTACCTCAAAAACATTAGAATTCCATAAAGAAGAAGATACTGAAGATTTAGAAAAGCTTTCCAAAGGCAAGAAATCGGTTCCCATTGACTCTGTCGTTAGTGATAAGCCTTTGAATTTATCAGATAAAGCTACAGAACCTGTTGccttttttgggctattttccAAAAAGAGCCCTCCTCCTTCGTCTAGTAAAGGCGGATGCAATGGTTTCAATATAAATCCCTCAATGTTCAAAATTGACTCAGATGATCCTGATCCATGTGGAAATTGGGATGGGAAGATGCCTCCAATTATTGTGGAAGATCCATCAAAGAATTTGGACAATAGTGACGCCTATGCTTCTCCTGCTCTTAATGTTGTCCCTTATCAAATATCTAAGTCATCGCCATTTCAGAATTTCTCAGAAACTGATCCTAAAAGTCCCTGTTACCGTCACAATATAAATCCCTCGATGTTTTCCTTTGAAAAACTTGATCCTGATCCCTGCATTGCTATGGCAGATAGGGAGGATCTAAAGTCTGCTTACGTTAAGGATAGAAGCGTAAAGTATCCAACACGTTTGGGTGATGCAGAGCACGAATCTGTTACAATGTTTGTGAGTAAATCTAAGGATCCTTGTAAAGATGTTGCTTCTTCCGTTGCTAAGCCAGGACCTAATATTCTGAATGTTAATCCTTGTGGAAAGACTGTGACAGTACCTTCTTCCACGACTTCAAACGTATCTCAGTTTAATAAAGAAAAGTCCGGCATAGTTGATGATCCAAATAGAAATCCATTCATAACTCTTCTCTTGCGTTTTGGCGCATGTGAAGATCCAGATGAGGGCTGTCACGGTTCAAAGTCCATAGATAGTTCTGGCAAACCCAAACCACCTGTTTCTACTGCAGGAGTCAACGTTGACACCCTGAAGAACATTGTGGGCAAGACAGTAGAGAAGATTCGGGAGAAAGGAACTAACCAGACGAAGAAGGGAAAG TTCTGTCTTAGAATTGGGACAAGAAGATAA
- the LOC129804188 gene encoding uncharacterized protein LOC129804188 isoform X1 — translation MQASRSCAQQIWPRRLISTRLLPRKGSVLDENWGIASSRMYSNLQAKVISTKQLTLNDCMGRNPCYKSASKKTMASAPAPQIKQRKENDTMVNFEDTVPKDISLKIKKLFPLGYIATGKENLEDLQPIPKTVESVESNKEEEVQDGIPKPLKVKKLFPMGYIATGKENLEDFQSDLKTVESFEKEIQGGHSESHKVKSVSAIDKKCQDLQLISRKVQLSKKDKVQVDIPKPLKVKKLFPMGYIATGKENLEDLQPKSKTVEVHVEEETQEGVPKPLKVKKLFPMGYIATGKENLEDFQSTSKTLEFHKEEDTEDLEKLSKGKKSVPIDSVVSDKPLNLSDKATEPVAFFGLFSKKSPPPSSSKGGCNGFNINPSMFKIDSDDPDPCGNWDGKMPPIIVEDPSKNLDNSDAYASPALNVVPYQISKSSPFQNFSETDPKSPCYRHNINPSMFSFEKLDPDPCIAMADREDLKSAYVKDRSVKYPTRLGDAEHESVTMFVSKSKDPCKDVASSVAKPGPNILNVNPCGKTVTVPSSTTSNVSQFNKEKSGIVDDPNRNPFITLLLRFGACEDPDEGCHGSKSIDSSGKPKPPVSTAGVNVDTLKNIVGKTVEKIREKGTNQTKKGKVNFFDIEKFKWKPW, via the exons ATGCAGGCGTCTCGCAGTTGTGCGCAACAAATATGGCCTCGTCGTTTGATTTCAACTA GATTGCTTCCGAGAAAAGGGTCAGTTCTCGATGAAAATTGGGGGATTGCATCATCGAGGATGTACTCGAATTTGCAGGCCAAAGTAATTAGCACCAAGCAACTCACATTGAATGACTGCATGGGCAGGAATCCCTGCTACAAATCTGCTTCCAAAAAGACGATGGCATCTGCTCCAG CTCCCCAAATTAAACAACGTAAAGAAAATGATACGATGGTAAATTTTGAAGACACAGTCCCTAAAGACATATCCCTCAAGATTAAGAAACTCTTTCCTCTCGGCTATATTGCAACGGGTAAGGAAAATCTTGAAGACCTTCAACCAATCCCTAAGACGGTAGAGTCAGTAGAAtcaaataaagaagaagaagtcCAAGACGGCATTCCCAAGCCTCTTAAAGTGAAGAAACTCTTCCCAATGGGCTACATTGCAACGGGTAAAGAAAATCTAGAAGACTTTCAATCAGACTTGAAAACAGTagaatcttttgagaaagaaatccAAGGGGGTCATTCTGAGTCTCACAAAGTTAAAAGTGTTTCTGCAATTGATAAAAAATGTCAAGATCTTCAACTTATCTCTAGGAAGGTTCAATTAAGTAAAAAAGACAAAGTTCAAGTTGATATTCCTAAACCTCTCAAAGTCAAGAAACTCTTCCCTATGGGTTATATTGCAACGGGTAAGGAGAATCTTGAAGATCTCCAACCAAAGTCAAAAACAGTGGAGGTTCATGTAGAAGAAGAAACCCAAGAAGGAGTACCCAAACCTCTCAAAGTTAAGAAACTCTTCCCCATGGGCTATATAGCAACGGGTAAAGAAAATCTTGAAGACTTTCAATCTACCTCAAAAACATTAGAATTCCATAAAGAAGAAGATACTGAAGATTTAGAAAAGCTTTCCAAAGGCAAGAAATCGGTTCCCATTGACTCTGTCGTTAGTGATAAGCCTTTGAATTTATCAGATAAAGCTACAGAACCTGTTGccttttttgggctattttccAAAAAGAGCCCTCCTCCTTCGTCTAGTAAAGGCGGATGCAATGGTTTCAATATAAATCCCTCAATGTTCAAAATTGACTCAGATGATCCTGATCCATGTGGAAATTGGGATGGGAAGATGCCTCCAATTATTGTGGAAGATCCATCAAAGAATTTGGACAATAGTGACGCCTATGCTTCTCCTGCTCTTAATGTTGTCCCTTATCAAATATCTAAGTCATCGCCATTTCAGAATTTCTCAGAAACTGATCCTAAAAGTCCCTGTTACCGTCACAATATAAATCCCTCGATGTTTTCCTTTGAAAAACTTGATCCTGATCCCTGCATTGCTATGGCAGATAGGGAGGATCTAAAGTCTGCTTACGTTAAGGATAGAAGCGTAAAGTATCCAACACGTTTGGGTGATGCAGAGCACGAATCTGTTACAATGTTTGTGAGTAAATCTAAGGATCCTTGTAAAGATGTTGCTTCTTCCGTTGCTAAGCCAGGACCTAATATTCTGAATGTTAATCCTTGTGGAAAGACTGTGACAGTACCTTCTTCCACGACTTCAAACGTATCTCAGTTTAATAAAGAAAAGTCCGGCATAGTTGATGATCCAAATAGAAATCCATTCATAACTCTTCTCTTGCGTTTTGGCGCATGTGAAGATCCAGATGAGGGCTGTCACGGTTCAAAGTCCATAGATAGTTCTGGCAAACCCAAACCACCTGTTTCTACTGCAGGAGTCAACGTTGACACCCTGAAGAACATTGTGGGCAAGACAGTAGAGAAGATTCGGGAGAAAGGAACTAACCAGACGAAGAAGGGAAAG gtaaatttttttgatattgaaaaattcaagtGGAAACCCTGGTAA
- the LOC129804188 gene encoding ATP synthase subunit beta, mitochondrial-like isoform X4, translated as MQASRSCAQQIWPRRLISTRLLPRKGSVLDENWGIASSRMYSNLQAKVISTKQLTLNDCMGRNPCYKSASKKTMASAPGVNVDTLKNIVGKTVEKIREKGTNQTKKGKVIAVIGAVVDVSFAEDEGDLPSIYTALTVDRKDRPPLVLEVSQHLGERVVRTIAMDGTDGLIRGQDVCNTLQPISVPVGPGVLGRIMNVTGDPIDDRGPIKCTDYRSIHTDPPEFVELNVQQEILETGIKVVDLLAPYTKGGKIGLFGGAGVGKTVLIMELINNVAKSHGGYSVFAGVGERTREGNDLYHEMIEGGVISLKDDTSKVALVYGQMNEPPGARARVALTGLTLAEYFRDHEGQDVLLFIDNIFRFTQAGSEVSTLLGRIPSAVGYQPTLATDMGNLQERITSTTRGSITSVQAVYVPADDLTDPAPATTFAHLDATTVLSRAIAELGIYPSVDPLDSTSRLMDPNAISEEHYNTARGVQKILQSYKSLQDVIAILGMDELSEEDKLVVARARKIQRFLSQPFQVAEVFTGMPGKIVSLEQTIQGFSKILNGELDHIPEMAFYMVGGIDDVMEKVKALIAD; from the exons ATGCAGGCGTCTCGCAGTTGTGCGCAACAAATATGGCCTCGTCGTTTGATTTCAACTA GATTGCTTCCGAGAAAAGGGTCAGTTCTCGATGAAAATTGGGGGATTGCATCATCGAGGATGTACTCGAATTTGCAGGCCAAAGTAATTAGCACCAAGCAACTCACATTGAATGACTGCATGGGCAGGAATCCCTGCTACAAATCTGCTTCCAAAAAGACGATGGCATCTGCTCCAG GAGTCAACGTTGACACCCTGAAGAACATTGTGGGCAAGACAGTAGAGAAGATTCGGGAGAAAGGAACTAACCAGACGAAGAAGGGAAAG GTGATTGCGGTTATTGGAGCTGTTGTGGATGTAAGTTTCGCAGAAGATGAAGGTGATCTACCGAGTATCTATACAGCCCTCACAGTTGATCGCAAAGATCGCCCTCCGCTTGTCTTGGAAGTTTCTCAGCATCTGGGAGAGAGGGTTGTGCGCACCATCGCGATGGATGGCACTGATGGGTTGATTCGTGGGCAGGATGTCTGCAATACCCTTCAGCCTATTTCAGTGCCAGTGGGACCTGGAGTCCTTGGGAGGATCATGAATGTTACAG GTGATCCGATAGACGACAGAGGCCCTATCAAATGCACAGATTATCGCTCAATTCACACAGATCCTCCGGAATTTGTGGAATTGAATGTCCAGCAGGAAATCCTTGAGACTGGTATCAAGGTAGTTGATCTCCTAGCGCCTTACACAAAAGGCGGCAAAATTGGCCTTTTTGGAGGAGCTGGAGTGGGAAAGACTGTCTTGATAATGGAGCTTATTAACAATGTGGCCAAGTCTCATGGAGGATACTCGGTGTTTGCGGGAGTTGGTGAGAGAACCCGTGAAGGGAATGATCTTTACCACGAAATGATTGAAGGTGGAGTGATTTCGCTGAAAGATGACACTTCCAAAGTGGCTCTGGTCTATGGGCAGATGAATGAGCCGCCGGGAGCCCGAGCTCGTGTGGCTCTGACTGGATTGACCCTTGCTGAGTATTTCCGTGATCACGAGGGTCAGGATGTATTGTTGTTCATCGATAACATCTTCAGGTTCACTCAAGCTGGATCGGAAGTATCAACGCTTCTGGGCAGGATTCCGTCAGCTGTTGGATATCAACCGACATTGGCCACTGATATGGGAAATCTTCAGGAGAGAATCACCAGTACAACTCGTGGTTCTATCACATCTGTCCAGGCTGTCTATGTTCCAGCTGATGATTTGACTGATCCAGCTCCAGCAACAACTTTTGCCCACTTAGATGCCACAACTGTTCTCTCCCGGGCCATTGCTGAGCTAGGAATCTATCCATCTGTGGATCCATTAGATTCAACATCTCGCCTTATGGATCCCAATGCCATCAGTGAGGAACACTACAATACTGCTCGAGGTGTTCAGAAGATTCTGCAGAGCTACAAATCTCTTCAGGATGTCATTGCAATTCTGGGAATGGACGAACTATCCGAGGAGGATAAGTTGGTGGTGGCCAGAGCCAGGAAGATCCAGCGCTTCCTGTCACAGCCTTTCCAGGTGGCTGAAGTCTTCACCGGAATGCCAGGTAAGATTGTTTCATTGGAACAAACAATTCAGGGCTTCAGCAAAATTCTCAATGGGGAACTGGATCACATTCCCGAGATGGCTTTCTATATGGTGGGTGGGATTGATGATGTGATGGAAAAGGTGAAGGCCCTTATTGCTGATTAA
- the LOC129806230 gene encoding uncharacterized protein LOC129806230, producing MFSTFSSDVTEFQSTFKYDQTVDLLSRSVITDPPAEKCDAFTNTISPRSVSIQTESPITGIVQLKDGNEKKLAQWLQKILPLVEEELKMGISPCPQGISGRESQSSAKINFIECLSVKVADVASKKLIRGAATWLSLATGGAPTLALSCTTIHDSWCEHNTPNIVLFSPKRADYQGITGLNYTESQVIPVKSCIQILSTNTYNRDIFAGGSVLGDLYVWHKEHHQDSDSVKELFSGTTQNGEIVAMSWLKLRPSSQDVNLLTCHADGVVESWKILTNMQVIHEKTFKISSKGQKFPAIDQTTILRTIVSIDDRSEFVVGTEDGRVILCSANQLSTIRGAKNVYDPAIADLESHQFPVISLQMVHHGGKQLLASCDVTGEVFFHDIIRSTTSEPVVILKMPLPFKNTIAIGKNLKFIVSPGEFGSLEIFTASSGQKSSIEGNLRGRGNLLAISNNSEWLVTGVYEGNFNIYRITMD from the exons ATGTTTAGCACTTTTTCTTCCGACGTTACTGAATTTCAATCAACATTCAAATACGATCA GACCGTTGATTTACTATCTCGCAGTGTAATAACAGACCCTCCAGCTGAAAAGTGTGATGCCTTTACCAACACAATCTCCCCCCGGAGTGTCTCAATCCAAACGGAATCACCAATTACGGGGATAGTCCAGCTCAAGGATGGGAATGAGAAGAAATTGGCTCAATGGCTTCAGAAAATTTTGCCGTTGGTTGAGGAAGAACTCAAAATGGGCATATCACCTTGTCCTCAAGGGATTTCGGGAAGAGAATCGCAATCTTCAGCTAAGATCAACTTCATTGAATGCCTTAGTGTTAAAGTAGCCGATGTTGCAAGTAAGAAATTGATTAGAGGAGCAGCTACATGGCTTTCTCTAGCAACTGGCGGAGCTCCAACCCTAGCTCTATCCTGTACAACAATCCATGATTCCTGGTGTGAACACAACACACCAAATATTGTCCTATTCAGTCCTAAAAGGGCAGATTATCAGGGAATAACTGGTCTAAATTACACAGAATCTCAGGTAATTCCTGTGAAATCCTGCATACAGATCTTATCGACAAACACCTACAACAGGGACATTTTTGCCGGAGGGAGTGTTCTTGGGGATTTGTACGTCTGGCACAAGGAACACCATCAAGATAGTGACTCCGTGAAGGAATTGTTCTCGGGAACAACacaaaatggtgaaattgtaGCCATGTCCTGGCTAAAACTCCGCCCATCATCTCAAGATGTTAATCTCCTAACTTGCCATGCTGATGGTGTTGTAGAATCATGGAAAATCCTTACAAATATGCAAGTCATTCACGAAAAAACCTTCAAAATCTCATCTAAAGGACAAAAGTTTCCAGCCATCGATCAAACTACAATTCTGAGAACAATCGTTTCAATTGACGATAGGAGTGAATTTGTTGTTGGAACTGAGGATGGAAGGGTAATTTTGTGCTCAGCTAATCAACTATCAACCATCAGGGGAGCAAAGAATGTCTATGATCCGGCTATAGCTGACCTGGAAAGTCATCAATTTCCCGTGATTTCACTGCAAATGGTCCATCATGGAGGAAAACAACTTCTGGCCAGTTGTGACGTAACTGGAGAAGTTTTCTTTCACGACATCATCAGATCAACAACCTCAGAACCCGTTGTTATCCTAAAAATGCCACTTCCATTCAAAAACACCATTGCTATTGGGAAAAATCTGAAATTCATCGTAAGTCCTGGAGAATTTGGAAGCCTTGAGATTTTTACAGCATCTTCTGGTCAAAAATCCTCAATTGAGGGAAATCTTAGAGGAAGAGGAAATCTCTTGGCTATCAGCAATAACAG TGAATGGTTAGTAACTGGAGTTTACGAAGGTAACTTCAACATCTATCGCATCACAATGGACTAA
- the LOC129804188 gene encoding ATP synthase subunit beta, mitochondrial-like isoform X3 — MQASRSCAQQIWPRRLISTRLLPRKGSVLDENWGIASSRMYSNLQAKVISTKQLTLNDCMGRNPCYKSASKKTMASAPDPDEGCHGSKSIDSSGKPKPPVSTAGVNVDTLKNIVGKTVEKIREKGTNQTKKGKVIAVIGAVVDVSFAEDEGDLPSIYTALTVDRKDRPPLVLEVSQHLGERVVRTIAMDGTDGLIRGQDVCNTLQPISVPVGPGVLGRIMNVTGDPIDDRGPIKCTDYRSIHTDPPEFVELNVQQEILETGIKVVDLLAPYTKGGKIGLFGGAGVGKTVLIMELINNVAKSHGGYSVFAGVGERTREGNDLYHEMIEGGVISLKDDTSKVALVYGQMNEPPGARARVALTGLTLAEYFRDHEGQDVLLFIDNIFRFTQAGSEVSTLLGRIPSAVGYQPTLATDMGNLQERITSTTRGSITSVQAVYVPADDLTDPAPATTFAHLDATTVLSRAIAELGIYPSVDPLDSTSRLMDPNAISEEHYNTARGVQKILQSYKSLQDVIAILGMDELSEEDKLVVARARKIQRFLSQPFQVAEVFTGMPGKIVSLEQTIQGFSKILNGELDHIPEMAFYMVGGIDDVMEKVKALIAD, encoded by the exons ATGCAGGCGTCTCGCAGTTGTGCGCAACAAATATGGCCTCGTCGTTTGATTTCAACTA GATTGCTTCCGAGAAAAGGGTCAGTTCTCGATGAAAATTGGGGGATTGCATCATCGAGGATGTACTCGAATTTGCAGGCCAAAGTAATTAGCACCAAGCAACTCACATTGAATGACTGCATGGGCAGGAATCCCTGCTACAAATCTGCTTCCAAAAAGACGATGGCATCTGCTCCAG ATCCAGATGAGGGCTGTCACGGTTCAAAGTCCATAGATAGTTCTGGCAAACCCAAACCACCTGTTTCTACTGCAGGAGTCAACGTTGACACCCTGAAGAACATTGTGGGCAAGACAGTAGAGAAGATTCGGGAGAAAGGAACTAACCAGACGAAGAAGGGAAAG GTGATTGCGGTTATTGGAGCTGTTGTGGATGTAAGTTTCGCAGAAGATGAAGGTGATCTACCGAGTATCTATACAGCCCTCACAGTTGATCGCAAAGATCGCCCTCCGCTTGTCTTGGAAGTTTCTCAGCATCTGGGAGAGAGGGTTGTGCGCACCATCGCGATGGATGGCACTGATGGGTTGATTCGTGGGCAGGATGTCTGCAATACCCTTCAGCCTATTTCAGTGCCAGTGGGACCTGGAGTCCTTGGGAGGATCATGAATGTTACAG GTGATCCGATAGACGACAGAGGCCCTATCAAATGCACAGATTATCGCTCAATTCACACAGATCCTCCGGAATTTGTGGAATTGAATGTCCAGCAGGAAATCCTTGAGACTGGTATCAAGGTAGTTGATCTCCTAGCGCCTTACACAAAAGGCGGCAAAATTGGCCTTTTTGGAGGAGCTGGAGTGGGAAAGACTGTCTTGATAATGGAGCTTATTAACAATGTGGCCAAGTCTCATGGAGGATACTCGGTGTTTGCGGGAGTTGGTGAGAGAACCCGTGAAGGGAATGATCTTTACCACGAAATGATTGAAGGTGGAGTGATTTCGCTGAAAGATGACACTTCCAAAGTGGCTCTGGTCTATGGGCAGATGAATGAGCCGCCGGGAGCCCGAGCTCGTGTGGCTCTGACTGGATTGACCCTTGCTGAGTATTTCCGTGATCACGAGGGTCAGGATGTATTGTTGTTCATCGATAACATCTTCAGGTTCACTCAAGCTGGATCGGAAGTATCAACGCTTCTGGGCAGGATTCCGTCAGCTGTTGGATATCAACCGACATTGGCCACTGATATGGGAAATCTTCAGGAGAGAATCACCAGTACAACTCGTGGTTCTATCACATCTGTCCAGGCTGTCTATGTTCCAGCTGATGATTTGACTGATCCAGCTCCAGCAACAACTTTTGCCCACTTAGATGCCACAACTGTTCTCTCCCGGGCCATTGCTGAGCTAGGAATCTATCCATCTGTGGATCCATTAGATTCAACATCTCGCCTTATGGATCCCAATGCCATCAGTGAGGAACACTACAATACTGCTCGAGGTGTTCAGAAGATTCTGCAGAGCTACAAATCTCTTCAGGATGTCATTGCAATTCTGGGAATGGACGAACTATCCGAGGAGGATAAGTTGGTGGTGGCCAGAGCCAGGAAGATCCAGCGCTTCCTGTCACAGCCTTTCCAGGTGGCTGAAGTCTTCACCGGAATGCCAGGTAAGATTGTTTCATTGGAACAAACAATTCAGGGCTTCAGCAAAATTCTCAATGGGGAACTGGATCACATTCCCGAGATGGCTTTCTATATGGTGGGTGGGATTGATGATGTGATGGAAAAGGTGAAGGCCCTTATTGCTGATTAA